From one Thalassobaculum sp. OXR-137 genomic stretch:
- a CDS encoding methyl-accepting chemotaxis protein, with protein MLTVLTAGVAWFAFSNVEDTLTTVTDDAMPAVTSSLQLAANSSAVAAAAPSLVSAKSGAERQTIRDELATKQGELAERLQELKATGTDVSTLTELADTLSQAMADLDSAVTRRVDAQAKLGQAIQAVSEVNTQFQNDVQPMIVDASERMVKTGEEAIEATTSTVGELLGTHMTALKDILTLAGNGQKMLGMLARVAGTVDLELLAREEAAFKDMATEMQYSVTTAPDTEDGNRFRNAALELIRRGTGENSAFEIRRKEINWVELTPEQFDATQRQREELDAALPQIAADFEKSVNPLVSEAQRNMAFAGRDLAIGARKTIGGLVQDDVREFRLMLESAATANLIIGTLNAAAGAESERHLESIGLEFSMAMSMLEDIQKQVSEIPRLASLLPSLGNILELGSGEGGVFDRRKAVLSAESDADSALARARDVSGAFGTAVADMVETATQSANATADAAKQTIDESRMMILGLAVASVLAAILIGLLVVWRGVVLRLTNLADVMRRLAGGDLNVEVDTSGSDEISTMAGTVQVFRDSAQEVERLRSDQIESERRASEERQRQRVELADAFESRVNGIVDRLGTASRGMAETAKKMAAGAGDVRERSTAGVGAAQQTSSNVQTVAAAAEELSASIVEISNKVSESSARARVAADQADATNRTVETLEQSTNRIGTVVTLIQDIAEQTNLLALNATIEAARAGEAGKGFAVVASEVKSLASQTGKATEEITIQIKSVQDGVAAAVTAIREVSEAIREIDGHVTAIAGAVEEQGASTQEIARSSQEAATGTDDVTRTIEMVSTVANDTGHQAEEVLTSANLLAEDSGVLDREVEDFLRQVRGGGNS; from the coding sequence ATGCTTACCGTTCTGACCGCCGGCGTGGCGTGGTTCGCCTTCTCGAACGTCGAGGACACGCTGACCACCGTGACCGACGACGCGATGCCGGCGGTGACCAGCAGCCTGCAGCTTGCCGCGAACAGCTCGGCAGTCGCCGCCGCCGCCCCAAGCCTGGTCTCCGCGAAGTCGGGCGCCGAACGTCAGACGATCCGCGACGAACTCGCCACCAAGCAGGGCGAACTGGCCGAGCGTCTTCAGGAGCTGAAAGCGACGGGAACCGACGTCTCGACGCTGACGGAGCTGGCGGACACCCTGTCCCAGGCCATGGCCGATCTGGATTCCGCGGTCACGCGGCGGGTCGATGCACAGGCCAAGCTTGGTCAGGCGATCCAGGCGGTGTCCGAGGTCAACACCCAGTTCCAGAACGACGTCCAGCCGATGATCGTCGATGCCAGCGAGCGCATGGTGAAGACCGGCGAAGAGGCGATCGAGGCGACCACCTCGACGGTGGGCGAACTGCTCGGCACCCATATGACGGCGTTGAAGGACATCCTGACGCTCGCCGGCAACGGCCAGAAGATGCTTGGCATGCTGGCGCGCGTGGCCGGCACGGTGGACCTTGAGCTGCTGGCCCGCGAAGAGGCCGCGTTCAAGGACATGGCGACCGAGATGCAGTACTCGGTCACCACCGCGCCCGATACCGAGGACGGCAACCGCTTCCGCAACGCCGCCCTGGAGCTGATCCGCCGGGGCACCGGCGAGAATTCGGCCTTCGAGATCCGCCGTAAGGAAATCAACTGGGTCGAGCTGACGCCCGAGCAGTTCGACGCCACCCAGCGCCAGCGCGAGGAACTCGACGCCGCGCTGCCGCAGATCGCCGCGGACTTCGAGAAATCCGTCAATCCGCTGGTGTCGGAAGCGCAGCGGAACATGGCTTTCGCCGGCCGCGATCTGGCCATTGGCGCCCGCAAGACCATCGGCGGCCTCGTGCAGGACGACGTCCGTGAATTCCGGCTGATGCTGGAATCGGCGGCCACCGCCAACCTCATCATCGGCACGCTGAACGCCGCCGCCGGCGCCGAGTCGGAGCGCCATCTGGAGAGCATCGGCCTCGAATTCTCCATGGCCATGTCGATGCTGGAAGACATCCAAAAGCAGGTGTCCGAGATCCCGCGTCTGGCCAGCCTGCTCCCGAGCCTGGGCAACATCCTGGAGCTCGGCTCCGGCGAGGGCGGCGTGTTCGACCGGCGCAAGGCCGTGCTCTCCGCCGAATCCGACGCCGATTCCGCCCTGGCCCGCGCCCGCGACGTGTCCGGCGCCTTCGGCACCGCCGTCGCCGACATGGTCGAGACCGCCACCCAAAGCGCCAACGCCACGGCAGACGCCGCGAAGCAGACCATCGACGAAAGCCGGATGATGATCCTGGGCCTCGCCGTGGCCAGCGTCCTGGCGGCAATCCTGATCGGTCTCCTGGTCGTCTGGCGGGGCGTCGTGCTTCGACTGACGAACCTGGCGGACGTCATGCGCCGGCTGGCCGGCGGGGACCTGAACGTCGAGGTCGACACGTCCGGCTCCGATGAGATCAGCACCATGGCCGGCACGGTCCAGGTGTTCCGCGACAGCGCCCAGGAAGTGGAGCGTCTGCGGTCCGACCAGATCGAGTCGGAGCGCCGGGCTTCGGAGGAGCGTCAGCGTCAGCGCGTGGAGCTGGCCGACGCCTTCGAAAGCCGGGTGAATGGCATCGTCGACCGCCTCGGCACCGCCTCGCGCGGCATGGCCGAGACGGCGAAGAAGATGGCGGCCGGCGCGGGCGATGTGCGCGAGCGCTCGACCGCCGGCGTCGGGGCCGCCCAGCAGACCTCGTCCAACGTGCAGACCGTCGCCGCGGCGGCGGAAGAGCTCTCGGCGTCGATCGTCGAGATCTCCAACAAGGTCAGCGAAAGCTCGGCCCGTGCCCGGGTGGCGGCGGACCAGGCGGATGCGACCAATCGCACGGTGGAGACGCTGGAACAGTCGACCAACCGCATCGGCACCGTCGTCACCCTGATCCAGGACATCGCCGAGCAGACCAACCTTCTGGCCCTGAACGCCACCATCGAGGCGGCGCGGGCCGGCGAGGCCGGCAAGGGCTTCGCCGTGGTGGCGTCGGAGGTGAAGTCGCTGGCCAGCCAGACCGGAAAGGCGACCGAGGAGATCACCATCCAGATCAAGTCGGTGCAGGACGGCGTCGCCGCCGCGGTCACCGCGATCCGGGAGGTGTCCGAGGCGATCCGGGAGATCGACGGCCACGTCACCGCCATCGCCGGGGCGGTCGAGGAGCAGGGCGCCTCCACCCAGGAGATCGCCCGGTCCAGCCAGGAAGCGGCGACCGGCACCGACGACGTGACCCGGACCATCGAGATGGTCTCCACCGTGGCCAACGACACCGGCCACCAGGCGGAGGAGGTCCTGACCTCGGCCAATCTGCTGGCGGAGGATTCCGGCGTCCTCGACCGCGAAGTGGAGGACTTCCTGCGCCAGGTCCGCGGCGGCGGCAACAGCTGA
- a CDS encoding tetratricopeptide repeat protein, translating to MVAAVVAMLLASGVPSQADQTDPRLDALFEKLRISEVFSIAHATEQQIWIIWHQPPDIPEVAEIMEDGLQAMRESRLADALTAFDEAVRRAPDFAEAWNKRATIYYLMGDYAASIADVRQTLVLEPRHFGALSGLGLINLKLDRKSDALAAFEAALELHPFLPVRHEIEALREAVAGEKI from the coding sequence TTGGTCGCCGCTGTGGTGGCGATGCTTCTCGCTTCCGGCGTCCCTTCTCAGGCAGATCAGACCGATCCGAGACTGGACGCCTTGTTCGAGAAGCTTCGGATTTCCGAGGTTTTCTCTATCGCCCATGCAACGGAACAGCAGATCTGGATCATCTGGCATCAGCCGCCGGACATCCCCGAAGTCGCGGAAATCATGGAAGACGGCCTACAGGCAATGCGCGAATCTCGCCTCGCAGACGCTTTGACGGCGTTCGACGAGGCCGTCAGACGCGCACCGGACTTCGCCGAGGCCTGGAACAAGCGGGCGACGATCTACTACCTGATGGGCGACTACGCGGCGTCGATCGCCGATGTGCGGCAGACGCTGGTCCTCGAGCCGCGACATTTCGGCGCACTGTCCGGCCTCGGCCTGATCAACCTCAAACTCGACCGCAAAAGCGACGCCCTCGCCGCGTTCGAGGCGGCGCTCGAGCTGCACCCGTTCCTGCCGGTCCGCCATGAGATCGAGGCCCTGCGCGAGGCGGTGGCTGGCGAGAAGATCTGA
- a CDS encoding M48 family metallopeptidase, whose product MAGSTGPRGNAHLLDGVTGADHRVAIVPDRSGLRLLPTDERAAQPQCPLLWRWERIYRPESAGEDAVFSLLDAEDARLVPDDPALAAAIRSRATGDARQAGTQVLGLKRRPTAAMAIGATAIALVLVLLALAPLSGMAARLLPPDTGSTSADNAIRSLTAAHKRCTGPDGYTALQALAGRLAGAADIPPPQITVLNWDLVNAFALPGGRIVLTSGLIKESREGSELAAVLAHEIAHVVHRDPMTAWIRREGVSLVLALLFGQEAGGSVASTLTGAVLDANYTRDQEERADHTALALLRDNDISSDGGRAFFERLQDDEIGGTLGSLLTLVQSHPGSADRAALFAAAETGTQPGIDSAQLAALKRMCS is encoded by the coding sequence ATGGCGGGGTCGACGGGCCCGCGCGGCAACGCCCACCTGCTGGACGGCGTCACCGGCGCCGACCATCGGGTGGCGATCGTCCCGGACCGATCCGGCCTGCGCCTGCTGCCGACCGACGAGCGCGCCGCGCAGCCGCAATGCCCGCTGCTGTGGCGGTGGGAGCGGATCTACCGCCCGGAATCGGCGGGAGAGGACGCCGTGTTTTCGCTCCTGGACGCCGAGGACGCCCGTCTGGTGCCCGACGATCCCGCCCTGGCGGCGGCGATCCGGTCCCGCGCCACCGGCGATGCGCGACAGGCGGGCACGCAGGTTCTGGGGCTGAAACGACGCCCGACCGCGGCCATGGCGATCGGCGCCACCGCCATCGCCCTCGTCCTGGTCCTGCTGGCGCTGGCGCCGCTGAGCGGGATGGCGGCCCGTCTGCTGCCTCCGGACACGGGCTCGACCTCGGCGGACAACGCGATACGGTCCCTCACCGCCGCCCATAAGCGATGCACCGGCCCGGACGGCTACACCGCCCTGCAGGCCTTGGCCGGACGGCTGGCGGGGGCTGCCGACATTCCGCCGCCCCAAATCACCGTGCTCAACTGGGATCTGGTCAACGCCTTCGCCCTGCCTGGCGGCCGGATCGTCCTGACCAGCGGGTTGATCAAGGAAAGCCGGGAGGGCTCGGAACTGGCCGCCGTCCTGGCCCATGAGATCGCCCATGTGGTCCATCGCGACCCGATGACGGCCTGGATCCGGCGGGAGGGCGTGAGCCTCGTCCTCGCCCTGCTGTTCGGCCAGGAGGCCGGCGGCTCCGTCGCGTCCACGCTGACCGGCGCGGTGCTGGACGCGAACTACACCCGCGACCAGGAGGAGCGCGCCGACCACACGGCACTGGCGCTGCTCCGGGACAACGATATCTCCTCCGACGGCGGCCGGGCGTTCTTCGAACGGCTGCAGGACGACGAGATCGGCGGCACGCTCGGCTCGCTGCTGACCCTGGTCCAGAGCCACCCCGGATCGGCCGATCGCGCCGCCCTGTTCGCCGCGGCCGAGACCGGCACCCAGCCCGGCATCGACTCCGCGCAGCTCGCCGCGCTCAAACGGATGTGCTCCTAA
- a CDS encoding DUF898 family protein: protein MSHADDASMATQTPAVSRITYTEGGTWRLVRRHLLNVGLMILTLGIYRFWAITLMRQILWRRIRFDGQPLEYTGNGLEIFLGFVRVFLIILLPLGIIYTLVELILERSGQGADLNTIETVDFIYAVVVFGLWEMGRFLSWRYRISRTRWRGIRGRIELEATKYLQVAVASALMVVLSGWLLKPIVDLYRARMVINALNVGGLHGRYIGGIYRLLGLWLGIWLVYGLVGVGAVAYFFFKTATIGLSTASAQMAEAEIVLTGMTFVFAVVVFGIYLMCVYRVAFWRWICTVSNVGPVRATFHGTALGYTWLTLGNWLILIFSIGLLAPITWERKIRYLAANVTMTGVPDPAGLRQVEADDNAFGGEGLAGDFDIA, encoded by the coding sequence ATGTCCCATGCCGACGACGCCTCTATGGCGACCCAGACGCCCGCCGTGTCGCGGATCACCTATACCGAGGGCGGTACGTGGCGCCTGGTGCGCCGCCATCTCCTCAATGTCGGCCTGATGATTCTGACGCTCGGCATCTACCGGTTCTGGGCGATCACCCTCATGCGGCAGATCCTCTGGCGGCGGATCCGGTTCGACGGCCAGCCGCTGGAGTATACCGGCAACGGGCTGGAGATCTTTCTCGGCTTCGTGCGGGTGTTCCTGATCATCCTGCTGCCGCTGGGCATCATCTACACGCTGGTCGAGCTGATTCTGGAGCGCAGCGGACAGGGCGCCGACCTGAATACGATCGAGACCGTGGATTTCATCTATGCGGTCGTCGTCTTCGGTCTGTGGGAGATGGGCCGGTTCCTGAGCTGGCGCTACCGGATCTCGCGCACCCGCTGGCGCGGAATCCGAGGCCGGATCGAACTGGAGGCCACGAAATACCTGCAGGTCGCCGTCGCGTCGGCGCTGATGGTCGTCCTCTCGGGCTGGCTGCTGAAGCCGATCGTCGATCTGTACCGTGCCCGGATGGTGATCAATGCCCTGAATGTCGGCGGCCTGCATGGCCGCTATATCGGCGGCATCTACCGGCTGCTCGGACTCTGGTTGGGGATCTGGCTGGTGTACGGGCTCGTGGGCGTGGGTGCGGTGGCCTATTTCTTCTTCAAGACGGCAACCATCGGCCTGTCGACCGCCTCGGCGCAGATGGCGGAGGCCGAGATCGTCCTGACCGGGATGACGTTCGTCTTCGCGGTCGTCGTGTTCGGGATCTATCTGATGTGCGTCTACCGGGTCGCCTTCTGGCGCTGGATCTGCACGGTATCGAATGTCGGCCCGGTGCGCGCGACGTTCCACGGAACAGCACTGGGCTACACATGGCTTACCCTCGGCAACTGGCTGATCCTGATCTTTTCGATCGGCCTGCTCGCCCCGATCACCTGGGAGCGCAAGATCCGCTACCTTGCCGCCAACGTGACGATGACCGGTGTGCCGGATCCGGCGGGACTGCGCCAGGTCGAGGCGGACGACAATGCATTCGGCGGAGAGGGGCTGGCCGGTGACTTCGACATCGCCTGA
- a CDS encoding dihydroorotase, which produces MARYDLVVRGGEVFTPSGVERVDLGVTGGKITAIGDLATAEAGEVVDAAGLTVLPGVIDTQVHFREPGLEHKEDIHHGTRAAAKGGVTSIFEMPNTSPLTLTEVELNDKLARSKGRAWCDHAYFVGAAEENVHLLEELELAPGCAGVKVFMGSSTGSLLVEKDELLAKVLAAGRRRVAVHAEDEDMLRERQHIAKEEGHPRAHPVWRSPECALKATQRIVRLGRAAGRPVHVLHITSAEEMAFLAENKDVATVETTLNHLTMAAPECYERLGSLAQMNPPVREQHHQDALWRAIADGTVDVIGSDHAPHTLEEKQRPYPSSPSGMPGVQTLLPLLLDHMNAGRLTLARLVDLTSAGPHRIYGIAGKGRIAKGWDADLTLVDLKAKREITNKWIASKCGWTPFDGKTVTGWPIATLVRGNVVMRDDDLIGEAVGEPVRFWSSLQRG; this is translated from the coding sequence ATGGCGCGATACGATCTGGTGGTGCGGGGCGGCGAGGTGTTCACCCCGTCGGGAGTTGAACGGGTGGATCTCGGGGTTACCGGCGGAAAGATCACCGCCATCGGCGACCTGGCGACGGCCGAGGCCGGCGAGGTGGTCGATGCTGCCGGTCTGACCGTGCTGCCCGGCGTGATCGACACCCAGGTGCATTTCCGCGAGCCCGGCCTGGAACATAAGGAAGACATCCACCACGGCACCCGCGCCGCCGCCAAGGGCGGGGTGACGTCAATCTTCGAGATGCCGAACACCTCGCCGCTGACCCTCACCGAGGTCGAGCTGAACGACAAGCTCGCCCGGTCCAAGGGGCGCGCCTGGTGCGACCACGCCTATTTCGTCGGGGCGGCGGAGGAGAACGTCCACCTGCTGGAAGAGCTGGAACTGGCCCCCGGCTGCGCCGGGGTGAAAGTGTTCATGGGCTCGTCCACCGGCTCGCTGCTGGTGGAGAAGGACGAGCTGCTGGCCAAGGTCCTGGCCGCCGGCCGCCGCCGGGTCGCCGTCCATGCCGAGGACGAGGACATGCTGCGCGAGCGCCAGCATATCGCCAAGGAGGAGGGCCACCCGCGCGCCCATCCGGTCTGGCGCTCGCCGGAATGCGCCCTGAAGGCGACCCAGCGGATCGTCCGCCTGGGCCGCGCCGCCGGTCGCCCGGTCCATGTGCTGCACATCACCTCCGCCGAGGAGATGGCGTTCCTGGCCGAGAACAAGGACGTCGCCACCGTCGAGACGACCCTGAACCACCTGACCATGGCGGCGCCCGAGTGTTACGAGCGGCTCGGCTCGCTGGCGCAGATGAACCCGCCGGTGCGCGAACAGCACCACCAGGACGCCCTGTGGCGGGCGATCGCCGACGGCACCGTGGACGTGATCGGCTCCGACCATGCGCCGCATACGCTGGAGGAGAAGCAGCGTCCCTATCCCTCGAGCCCGTCCGGCATGCCCGGCGTGCAGACCCTGCTGCCGCTGCTGCTCGACCACATGAACGCCGGCCGCCTGACCCTGGCCCGGCTGGTCGACCTGACCTCGGCCGGCCCGCACCGGATCTACGGCATCGCCGGCAAGGGCCGCATCGCCAAGGGCTGGGACGCCGACCTGACCCTGGTCGATCTGAAGGCCAAGCGCGAGATCACCAACAAGTGGATCGCCAGCAAGTGCGGCTGGACCCCGTTCGACGGCAAGACCGTCACCGGCTGGCCGATCGCCACCCTGGTGCGCGGCAATGTGGTCATGCGCGACGACGACCTGATCGGCGAGGCGGTCGGCGAGCCGGTGCGCTTCTGGTCGAGCCTGCAGCGGGGATGA
- a CDS encoding GFA family protein, with protein MTDETFAEGGCTCRSVRYRLKRKPMFVHCCHCTWCQRDSGTAFALNALIEAAEVELLSGTLEAVDTPTESGKGQLFMRCPTCRATMYSHYAGAGPKVAFVRVGTLDEPAKCPPDIHIFTRSKLPWVRLPDGALAMEEFYSYREHWPEESFARLKATRQG; from the coding sequence ATGACCGACGAAACTTTCGCCGAGGGCGGTTGCACCTGCCGGTCGGTGCGCTACCGGCTCAAGCGCAAGCCGATGTTCGTGCATTGCTGCCACTGCACCTGGTGCCAGCGCGACAGTGGTACCGCCTTCGCCTTGAATGCGCTGATCGAGGCGGCGGAGGTGGAACTGCTGTCCGGGACCCTGGAGGCGGTCGATACGCCGACCGAGAGCGGGAAGGGCCAGCTCTTCATGCGCTGCCCGACCTGCCGGGCGACCATGTACAGCCACTATGCCGGGGCGGGCCCCAAAGTGGCCTTCGTGCGGGTGGGGACCCTGGACGAGCCGGCGAAGTGCCCGCCTGACATCCACATCTTCACCCGCTCCAAGCTGCCCTGGGTGCGGCTACCGGACGGCGCGCTGGCGATGGAGGAGTTCTACTCCTACCGGGAGCACTGGCCGGAGGAGAGCTTCGCCCGGTTGAAGGCGACCCGTCAGGGATAG
- the ccoS gene encoding cbb3-type cytochrome oxidase assembly protein CcoS, with the protein MTILSILIPAALALGLIGLVAFLWALRSGQFEDLDGAAERILMPEDDKPKKSAGPKK; encoded by the coding sequence ATGACCATCCTGTCGATCCTGATCCCCGCCGCCCTGGCGCTCGGCCTCATCGGCCTCGTCGCCTTTCTCTGGGCGCTGCGGTCGGGGCAGTTCGAGGATCTGGACGGCGCGGCCGAACGGATCCTCATGCCGGAAGACGACAAGCCGAAGAAATCGGCCGGCCCGAAGAAGTAG
- a CDS encoding heavy metal translocating P-type ATPase produces the protein MSCCAASASLSVPGQAQRPDRRELLEASHDIGDGLVATRLAVPDAHCAACISTIEKAVGAVEAVTDARVNLAGRFVTVKWPRDAVDPEAVFAALDHAGYRAGLLDEAESGPDPILRRLFVALAVAGFAAGNVMLLSVSIWSGADDATRDLFHWISAAIAIPAVAVAGRPFFAPALHALKAGRLNMDVPISLAVLLAVGLSVHETLTGGAHAYFDASVTLLFFLLIGRTLDHVMRSRAGAALKTLDRTTPRGAVVVAADGTTSWIPVGQVTPGTTVLVASGDRVPVDGTVTGNGVRVDLSVVTGESEAVALAAGDTVVAGAMVIEGPLTLTATRIGHASFLGEMRSMLEAAETARPALSLLADRMAAIYAPAVHLVSAATFLGWWAAGGGLHHALTTAIAVLIITCPCALGLAAPIVQVVAAGRLLKHRILLRDGGALETLATIDRVVLDKTGTLTTPTVDPRALDRLSDGTLTVAAALARHSRHPVAQAIAAAAPTAPVAPDRVAEHAGHGIEGVIDGRTWRLGRPDWALSAESFAELSHDRRGVPVLSCDGTLTAAFDLLDRPRPGADGAVATLIRLGLTPALLSGDGDGKVAETAARLGLETWTARATPADKIATIQALQADGHRVLMIGDGLNDAPALAAADVSMAPSAASDVSRTAAGIVFLSEDMGAIPTAIAVARKARRLILQNFGLAIVYNAIAIPLAIAGYATPLFAAIAMSASSIVVVANALRLALPDRRSGVASTVAGDDVRTPLTPAMGARA, from the coding sequence ATGTCCTGCTGCGCCGCCTCCGCCTCGCTATCGGTGCCGGGCCAGGCCCAGCGGCCTGACCGGCGCGAGCTGCTCGAGGCGTCCCACGATATCGGCGACGGGCTGGTCGCCACCCGCCTCGCCGTGCCCGACGCCCATTGCGCCGCCTGCATCTCGACCATCGAGAAGGCGGTCGGCGCGGTCGAGGCGGTGACGGATGCCCGGGTCAACCTTGCGGGGCGGTTCGTCACGGTGAAATGGCCGCGCGACGCCGTCGATCCGGAGGCGGTCTTCGCCGCGCTCGATCATGCCGGCTATCGCGCCGGGCTGCTGGACGAGGCGGAGAGCGGACCGGACCCGATCCTGCGCCGGCTTTTCGTCGCTCTCGCCGTCGCCGGCTTCGCCGCCGGCAACGTGATGCTGCTGTCGGTCTCGATCTGGTCGGGGGCCGATGACGCGACCCGGGATCTGTTCCACTGGATCTCCGCCGCCATCGCCATCCCCGCCGTCGCCGTTGCCGGGCGCCCGTTCTTCGCCCCGGCCCTGCATGCCCTGAAGGCCGGCCGGCTGAACATGGACGTGCCGATCTCCCTGGCGGTCCTGCTGGCGGTCGGATTGTCGGTGCACGAGACCCTGACTGGCGGGGCCCATGCCTATTTCGACGCCTCCGTCACCCTGCTGTTCTTCCTGCTGATCGGCCGCACCCTCGACCATGTGATGCGCTCGCGCGCCGGGGCGGCCCTGAAGACCCTAGACCGGACCACGCCGCGCGGCGCCGTGGTCGTCGCCGCCGACGGAACCACCTCCTGGATACCGGTCGGCCAGGTGACGCCGGGCACGACGGTCCTGGTCGCCTCCGGGGACCGGGTGCCCGTCGACGGCACCGTGACCGGCAACGGGGTCCGGGTCGACCTCTCCGTCGTCACCGGCGAGAGCGAGGCGGTCGCGCTGGCCGCGGGCGACACGGTGGTGGCGGGCGCCATGGTCATTGAGGGCCCGCTCACCCTCACCGCCACCCGCATCGGACATGCCTCCTTCCTCGGCGAGATGCGCTCCATGCTGGAAGCGGCGGAAACGGCGCGCCCGGCGCTGAGCCTGCTGGCCGACCGGATGGCCGCGATCTACGCCCCGGCGGTGCATCTCGTCTCAGCGGCCACCTTCCTCGGCTGGTGGGCGGCCGGGGGCGGGCTGCACCATGCCCTGACCACCGCCATCGCCGTACTGATCATCACCTGCCCCTGCGCCCTGGGTCTCGCCGCCCCGATCGTGCAGGTCGTCGCCGCCGGACGGCTGCTGAAGCACCGCATCCTGCTGCGCGACGGGGGCGCGCTGGAGACCCTGGCTACCATCGACCGGGTGGTGCTGGACAAGACCGGCACCCTGACCACCCCGACGGTCGATCCGCGGGCGCTGGACCGCCTGTCCGACGGCACCCTGACGGTCGCCGCCGCCCTGGCCCGGCACAGCCGGCACCCGGTGGCCCAGGCGATCGCGGCGGCGGCCCCCACGGCACCGGTCGCACCGGACCGTGTCGCCGAACATGCGGGCCACGGCATCGAGGGCGTGATCGACGGACGGACCTGGCGCCTGGGCCGGCCGGACTGGGCGCTCTCCGCCGAGTCCTTCGCCGAGCTTTCCCACGACCGCCGCGGCGTCCCGGTGCTGTCCTGCGACGGCACCCTGACGGCGGCCTTCGACCTGCTCGACCGGCCGCGTCCGGGTGCGGACGGCGCGGTCGCGACCCTGATCCGGCTCGGCCTGACTCCGGCCCTGCTGTCGGGCGACGGCGACGGCAAGGTGGCGGAGACCGCCGCCCGGCTCGGCCTGGAGACCTGGACCGCCCGCGCCACCCCGGCCGACAAGATCGCGACCATCCAGGCGCTGCAGGCCGACGGCCACCGGGTGCTGATGATCGGCGACGGGCTGAACGACGCCCCGGCCCTGGCCGCCGCCGACGTCTCCATGGCGCCGAGTGCCGCCTCCGATGTCAGCCGCACCGCCGCCGGCATCGTCTTCCTGAGCGAGGATATGGGGGCGATCCCGACCGCCATCGCCGTCGCCCGAAAGGCGCGGCGGCTGATCCTGCAGAATTTCGGGCTGGCGATCGTCTACAACGCCATCGCCATTCCGCTGGCCATCGCCGGTTACGCGACCCCGCTCTTCGCGGCGATCGCCATGTCGGCCTCTTCCATCGTCGTGGTGGCCAACGCCCTGCGTCTCGCCCTGCCCGACCGACGGTCGGGGGTTGCGTCGACAGTGGCCGGGGACGATGTCAGGACTCCCCTCACCCCGGCGATGGGAGCACGCGCATGA
- a CDS encoding FixH family protein, giving the protein MSDTPRTDGSFRLTGRHVFLILLSFFGLIIAVNVTMATLASGTWPGLVVANSYVESQRFNERVAAAREQQALGYALSFEQADDRLTLSLRDAAGRGVEILGGTVRIGRPVTRTEDRLIDIPAAANGTVSMPDVLASGLWVADVALKLSGGRTWRYETRFSVGKGG; this is encoded by the coding sequence ATGAGCGACACCCCTCGGACCGACGGATCCTTCCGGCTCACCGGCCGGCACGTCTTCCTCATCCTCCTGTCCTTCTTCGGCCTGATCATCGCGGTCAACGTGACCATGGCGACCCTGGCCTCGGGCACCTGGCCGGGCCTCGTCGTCGCCAATTCCTATGTCGAGAGCCAGCGATTCAACGAACGCGTCGCCGCCGCCCGCGAGCAGCAGGCGCTGGGTTACGCGCTCTCCTTCGAGCAGGCCGACGACCGCCTCACCCTGTCGTTGCGCGATGCCGCGGGCCGGGGCGTGGAGATCCTGGGCGGCACGGTCCGCATCGGCCGCCCGGTCACCCGGACCGAGGATCGGCTGATCGACATTCCGGCGGCCGCGAACGGCACCGTCAGCATGCCCGACGTTCTCGCCTCGGGCCTGTGGGTGGCGGACGTCGCCCTCAAGCTGTCGGGCGGGCGCACCTGGCGGTACGAGACCCGGTTCTCCGTGGGCAAGGGCGGTTGA